The following proteins are co-located in the Microplitis demolitor isolate Queensland-Clemson2020A chromosome 3, iyMicDemo2.1a, whole genome shotgun sequence genome:
- the LOC103574569 gene encoding uncharacterized protein LOC103574569 isoform X1, whose protein sequence is MKYCSFFMILIVSIILPSKNESEGFILRDWLYNCLMNRKMTTTSTISTSNSLTGTTISPKIAAFRIRNSVAPFTPSTTNDDDSDDVYVYYDHLDSDYGSSDESDDDRGL, encoded by the exons atgaaatactGCAGTttctttatgattttaattgtttcaatAATACTACCATCGAAAAATGAGTCCGaa GGATTTATACTAAGAGATTGGCTCTACAATTGTTTAATGAATAGAAAAATGACCACTACTTCAACTATAAGCACTTCAAATTCTTTGACTGGAACTACTATTTCTCCAAAAATAGCTGCCTTTCGTATTAGAAATTCGGTGGCTCCATTTACTCCATCTACGACTAATG atGATGATAGTGATgatgtttatgtttattatgatCATCTTGACAGTGATTATGGCAGCAGTGATGAATCTGACGACGATCGCGGACTGTAA
- the LOC103574569 gene encoding uncharacterized protein LOC103574569 isoform X2, whose protein sequence is MKYCSFFMILIVSIILPSKNESEGFILRDWLYNCLMNRKMTTTSTISTSNSLTGTTISPKIAAFRIRNSVAPFTPSTTNVIMAAVMNLTTIADCKPRTPLAKLS, encoded by the exons atgaaatactGCAGTttctttatgattttaattgtttcaatAATACTACCATCGAAAAATGAGTCCGaa GGATTTATACTAAGAGATTGGCTCTACAATTGTTTAATGAATAGAAAAATGACCACTACTTCAACTATAAGCACTTCAAATTCTTTGACTGGAACTACTATTTCTCCAAAAATAGCTGCCTTTCGTATTAGAAATTCGGTGGCTCCATTTACTCCATCTACGACTAATG TGATTATGGCAGCAGTGATGAATCTGACGACGATCGCGGACTGTAAACCTCGAACACCTTTAGCTAAACTATCATAA